A single region of the Chryseobacterium culicis genome encodes:
- the lpxA gene encoding acyl-ACP--UDP-N-acetylglucosamine O-acyltransferase codes for MIHQLAAVDKRAKISKNVIVEPFTTIAGDVEIGEGTWIGPNVTIMDGARIGKNCRIFPGTVISAIPQDLKFDGEDTQVIIGDETTIRECVTVNRGTKALGFTKIGAHCLIMATSHIAHDCVIGDHVIIVNGCGIAGHVEIGDYTVMGGLSAVHQFGKIGKHVMISGGTLVRKDIPPYVKVAREPMSYAGINSVGLRRRGFTNEKIFEIQKIYRAIFQMKMNVSQAISHIEKEMLPTAERDEILQFIQNSPRGIVKGYGTGKDSN; via the coding sequence ATGATTCATCAATTAGCAGCCGTAGATAAACGTGCGAAAATCAGCAAAAATGTAATCGTAGAACCTTTCACTACCATTGCAGGGGACGTAGAAATTGGAGAAGGAACATGGATTGGTCCTAATGTAACCATTATGGATGGTGCAAGAATAGGAAAAAACTGTAGGATTTTCCCTGGAACGGTAATCTCTGCAATTCCCCAGGATCTGAAATTTGATGGTGAAGATACCCAGGTGATTATCGGTGACGAAACGACAATCAGAGAATGTGTTACCGTAAACAGAGGGACAAAAGCCTTAGGGTTTACCAAAATTGGAGCCCACTGTCTTATTATGGCAACTTCGCATATTGCCCATGACTGCGTTATCGGAGATCACGTTATCATTGTCAACGGTTGTGGTATTGCAGGGCACGTGGAGATTGGAGATTATACGGTAATGGGAGGTTTATCAGCAGTTCACCAATTTGGTAAAATCGGAAAACATGTCATGATTTCCGGAGGAACTCTGGTAAGAAAAGATATTCCACCTTATGTAAAAGTAGCAAGAGAGCCTATGTCTTATGCTGGGATCAATTCTGTTGGTTTAAGAAGAAGAGGTTTTACTAACGAAAAGATCTTTGAAATCCAGAAAATCTACAGAGCGATCTTTCAGATGAAGATGAACGTTTCTCAGGCTATTTCCCATATTGAAAAAGAAATGCTTCCAACGGCTGAAAGAGATGAAATCTTACAGTTTATTCAAAATTCACCAAGAGGTATCGTAAAAGGTTACGGAACAGGTAAAGATAGTAATTAA
- a CDS encoding bifunctional UDP-3-O-[3-hydroxymyristoyl] N-acetylglucosamine deacetylase/3-hydroxyacyl-ACP dehydratase, whose amino-acid sequence MSDMQKTLQQEVTLSGIGLHTGKEVKLTIKPAKENTGFVFVRTDLEGHPQVEADVNYVVATERGTTLEKLGVKITTCEHLLAALVGCDIDNAVLEMDASEPPILDGSSKYFVEAIESVGVAEQTVAREYLVVKEVLTYSDPATGSEITIIPSDTYEVTTMVDFGTKVLGTQNATLKNISEFKDEISSARTFSFLHELEMLLDHGLIKGGDISNAIVYVDKDLTPETTEKLKKAFGKDNVSIRPNGILDNLNLNYPNEAARHKLLDVIGDLALAGVKIKGKVIANKPGHFVNTQFAKKLNRQWKLQKKKNVPDFDLTKEPVFDINGIMKLMPHRPPFLLIDKVLELSDSHVVGLKNVTMNEPFFVGHFPKEPVMPGVLQVEALAQTGGILVLASVPDPENYSTYFIKIDKVKFKRKVIPGDTLIFKIELIEPIRRGIVHMQGYGYVGDTVAVEAELMAQVAKNKVD is encoded by the coding sequence ATGAGTGATATGCAAAAAACACTTCAGCAAGAGGTAACTCTTTCTGGAATTGGCCTTCATACGGGTAAAGAAGTAAAACTTACCATTAAACCTGCAAAAGAAAATACAGGTTTTGTATTTGTAAGAACAGACTTGGAGGGACATCCTCAGGTAGAAGCAGATGTAAATTATGTTGTAGCAACAGAAAGAGGAACTACATTAGAAAAATTAGGGGTAAAAATTACCACATGCGAACACCTTTTAGCAGCCCTGGTTGGTTGTGATATTGACAACGCAGTTTTAGAAATGGATGCCTCTGAACCTCCAATTTTGGACGGATCTTCAAAATACTTTGTGGAAGCAATCGAAAGTGTTGGAGTAGCAGAACAAACGGTAGCAAGAGAATATCTTGTGGTAAAAGAAGTTCTTACGTACAGTGATCCGGCTACAGGTTCGGAAATCACAATTATTCCTTCAGATACTTACGAAGTAACTACCATGGTAGATTTTGGGACTAAAGTATTAGGTACTCAGAATGCTACTCTTAAAAATATTTCAGAATTTAAAGACGAAATCTCATCAGCAAGAACATTTAGCTTCCTGCATGAGTTGGAAATGCTTTTAGATCATGGTTTGATCAAAGGTGGAGATATTTCTAACGCTATTGTATATGTAGATAAAGATCTTACGCCTGAAACTACAGAAAAATTAAAGAAAGCCTTTGGAAAAGACAATGTATCGATCAGACCCAATGGTATTCTGGACAATCTTAATTTAAATTATCCTAACGAAGCTGCAAGACACAAATTACTGGATGTAATTGGTGACCTTGCTTTGGCAGGAGTGAAAATAAAAGGTAAGGTAATTGCCAACAAACCTGGACACTTTGTAAACACTCAGTTTGCAAAAAAACTGAACCGTCAGTGGAAACTGCAGAAAAAGAAAAATGTTCCGGATTTTGACCTGACAAAAGAACCCGTATTCGATATCAACGGAATTATGAAGCTTATGCCTCACAGACCTCCATTTTTATTGATTGATAAGGTTCTTGAACTTTCAGATTCTCACGTGGTAGGTCTGAAAAATGTTACGATGAATGAGCCATTCTTCGTTGGACACTTCCCTAAAGAACCTGTAATGCCTGGAGTACTTCAGGTAGAAGCATTGGCACAGACAGGAGGAATTCTTGTACTGGCTAGCGTTCCGGATCCTGAAAACTACTCTACTTATTTCATCAAAATTGATAAGGTGAAATTCAAGAGAAAAGTAATTCCGGGAGATACGCTTATATTCAAAATTGAATTGATAGAGCCTATCAGAAGAGGAATTGTTCATATGCAGGGATATGGATATGTAGGAGATACTGTAGCAGTAGAAGCAGAGCTTATGGCTCAAGTTGCAAAAAATAAAGTTGATTAA